From one Pogoniulus pusillus isolate bPogPus1 chromosome 37, bPogPus1.pri, whole genome shotgun sequence genomic stretch:
- the GNL2 gene encoding nucleolar GTP-binding protein 2, translating into MVKPRYKGRSTINPSRASTNPDRVGGAGGNNMRDRATIRRLNMYRQKERRNKYGKVIKPLQYQSTVAPGTVARVEPNIKWFGNTRVIKQASLQKFQEEMENVIKDPYRVVMKQRKLPMSLFYDRIKPHTSRVHILDTETFETTFGPKSQRKRPTLSASDVQELAENAEASSGAYDQGKDRDLVTEDTGVRDEAQEDIYKKGQSKRIWGELYKVIDSSDVVVQVLDARDPMGTRSPHVESYLKKEKHWKHLIFVLNKCDLVPTWATKRWVAVLSQEYPTLAFHASLTNPFGKGAFIQLLRQFGKLHSDKKQISVGFIGYPNVGKSSVINTLRSKKVCNVAPIAGETKVWQYITLMRRIFLIDCPGVVYPSGDSETDIVLKGVVQVEKIKSPEDHIGAVLERAKPEYIRRTYKIDSWQDTEEFLEKLAARTGKLLKGGEPDVQTVSKMVLNDWQRGRIPFFVKPPNAEAGPQPPALEVAVPSSQDNNETISESVAAGVEPAEEQSHTDTEMKQLMAHVRQNFGRINVAPQFSEEDLVPVDVPGFDGTDTDSSGEEEEQEEEKEENEQPENSVDEESQLAVPVAKESPKEVLKALDEKIAKYKKFLDKAKAKRFSAIRIPKQLSEKVFAKSMQKSEEPKETEDRGNTEKKRKRKTEEEEDDDNQPCKKLTSKERRRAERQQRSKKVGVRYYETHNVKNKNKNKKKTGLEGQRSKQKKHKHKQ; encoded by the exons TCCCGCGCCAGCACCAACCCCG ATCGCGTGGGGGGCGCGGGAGGAAACAACATGCGAGACCGAGCCACCATCCGGCGCCTCAACATGTACCGGCAGAAGGAACGGAG AAACAAGTATGGTAAAGTGATCAAGCCTCTGCAGTATCAGTCAACGGTGGCACCTGGCACAGTTGCAAGAGTGGAACCAAATATTAAGTGGTTTG GAAACACTCGTGTGATCAAGCAAGCCTCCCTGCAGAAGTTTCAAGAGGAGATGGAAAATGTCATCAAGGATCCTTACAGGGTGGTGatgaagcagaggaagctgcccaTGTCCCTCTTCTATGACCGCATCAAGCCACAC ACCTCCAGAGTTCACATCCTTGACACTGAAACGTTTGAAACAACATTTGGCCCCAAATCCCAgaggaagagaccaactctctcagccagtGACGTGCAGGAGCTGGCGGAGAACGCTGAGGCCTCCTCAGGTGCCTACGACCAGGGCAAGGACAGAGACCTGGTGACAGAAGACACTGGTGTGCG ggatgaagcacaAGAGGACATCTATAAGAAAGGGCAGTCCAAAAGAATCTGGGGTGAGCTCTACAAG GTGATAGACTCATCAGATGTTGTTGTTCAAGTCCTTGATGCCAGGGATCCCATGGGTACTCGCTCCCCTCATGTGGAATCTTACCTTAAAAAGGAGAAGCACTGGAAACATCTCATCTTTGTCCTGAACAAGTGTGATCTTGTTCCCACTTGGGCTACT AAGCGCTGGGTTGCTGTCCTTTCCCAGGAGTACCCAACACTGGCTTTCCATGCCAGCCTCACAAACCCCTTTGGCAAAGGTGCCTTCATACAGCTTCTGAGGCAGTTTGGAAAG CTGCACTCTGACAAGAAGCAGATTAGTGTGGGCTTCATTGGTTATCCCAACGTTGGCAAAAGCTCAGTGATCAATACCTTACGGTCCAAGAAGGTCTGCAACGTGGCTCCTATTGCAGGTGAAACAAAG GTGTGGCAGTACATCACCCTGATGCGGCGGATCTTCCTCATCGACTGCCCCGGCGTGGTGTATCCGTCTGGGGACTCAGAAACAGACATAGTGCTGAAGGGAGTG GTTCAAGTTGAAAAGATTAAGAGCCCTGAAGATCACATTGGTGCTGTGCTGGAAAGAGCCAAGCCAGAGTACATCAGAAGGACCTACAAAATTGACTCCTGGCAGGATACTGAAGAATTCCTTGAGAAACTTGCTGCTAGGACTGGAAAATTGCTCAAG GGTGGGGAGCCTGATGTTCAGACTGTGAGCAAGATGGTTCTCAACGActggcagagaggcagaatcccatTCTTTGTGAAGCCACCAAATGCAGAAGCAGGTCCCCAG CCTCCTGCATTGGAAGTGGCTGTGCCATCCAGCCAGGATAACAACGAGACAATCTCTGAGTCAGTAGCAGCTGGTGTGgagccagcagaggagcagagtcaCACAGACACCGAAATGAAACAGCTGATGGCTCACGTCCGGCAGAACTTCGGGAGGATTAATGTGGCACCTCAGTTCTCAGAGGAAGACCTGGTTCCTGTAGATGTGCCAGGCTTTGATGGGACAGACACTGATTcatctggggaggaggaggaacaggaagaggagaaagaggaaaatgagCAGCCTGAGAATTCAGTAGACGAGGAGTCGCAGTTGGCTGTGCCAGTGGCCAAGGAGAGCCCTAAGGAAGTTCTTAAAGCTTTGGATGAGAAGattgcaaaatacaaaaagttTCTGGACAAAGCCAAAGCCAAAAGATTCTCAGCAATTAG AATCCCGAAGCAGCTGAGTGAAAAAGTGTTTGCGAAGTCCATGCAGAAGTCTGAAGAACCCAAAGAAACTGAAGACAGAG GcaacacagagaagaaaaggaaaaggaaaacagaagaggaggaggatgatgacAATCAGCCTTGTAAGAAGCTTACATCCAAAGAG AGGAGACgagctgagaggcagcagcgCTCCAAGAAAGTCGGAGTCCGGTATTATGAAACTCACAACGTGAAAAATAAGaataagaacaagaagaaaactgGCTTGGAGGGACAAAGATCAAAgcagaaaaaacacaaacataagCAGTAA